The Porites lutea chromosome 11, jaPorLute2.1, whole genome shotgun sequence genome includes a region encoding these proteins:
- the LOC140952678 gene encoding uncharacterized protein, with protein sequence MAAKNFFASFRLFQRLHRTTKWISENNTNRLTAFMFERAGMKSAYPCVYHVNSAVSSRNDSVIRVSDCYQEENCKNTFTFLPFTILLLSALNSTAAYCGETEEKSEKTPTSQQRKLPFFLSRAATAAKRKAQTEVARAERCKRRLFTSETDKENIPTSADPRILRQRSRETQNNDEMLPDSVGNSKTKELSGYRIIDLGFLQQSLKSCHHCKTGPLSLTDAVEEIKRGCASLISVICHKCGKPNEVSTCRQHKSDKRGPGAYDINTRIALGAIDSGIGYTHVNNFFTTLNIPTINRSAYKRREREIGHAIEEVAANSCSMALENEIDLEKSSGRAPDSDDLFPLSV encoded by the exons atggcggccaaaaatttttttgcgtctttTCGTCTGTTTCAACGTCTTCACCGAACCACAAAATGGATAAGCGAAAACAATACCAACCGACTGACTGCGTTTATGTTTGAAAGAGCTGGAATGAAATCAGCTTATCCTTGTGTTTACCATGTGAACAGTGCTGTATCAAGCCGCAACGATAGCGTGATCCGCGTGAGCGATTGTTACCAGGAGGAGAACTGTAAAAATACTTTTACTTTCCTGCCGTTTACTATCCTTCTCTTATCAGCGTTGAATTCAACAGCCGCTTACTGTGGCGAAACTGAAGAAAAGAGTGAGAAAACTCCTACATCCCAGCAGAGAaaactgcctttttttctttcgcgCGCGGCAACAGCTGCCAAGCGTAAAGCACAGACCGAAGTAGCCAGGGCAGAACGATGCAAACGACGGCTATTCACGAGCGAAACTGACAAAGAAAACATCCCTACATCGGCTGACCCACGCATACTTCGCCAAAGAAGTCGAGAAACGCAAAATAACGACGAAATG CTCCCTGATTCAGTCGGAAACAGCAAGACCAAAGAACTATCTGGATATAGAATCATTGATCTTGGTTTCCTGCAACAGTCATTAAAATCATGCCATCACTGCaaaactg GGCCACTCTCTCTTACTGATGCAGTTGAGGAAATAAAAAGAGGATGTGCCAGTCTTATTTCTGTGATATGCCATAAATGTGGCAAACCAAATGAAGTATCAACTTGCAGACAacacaaaagtgacaaaagagGACCTGGAGCGTATGATATTAACACGCGAATTGCTCTTGGTGCCATTGACAGTGGCATAGGGTACACCCAtgtgaacaatttttttacgaCCTTAAATATTCCCACCATTAATCGAAGTGCATACAAGCGACGTGAAAGAGAAATTGGCCATGCTATTGAAGAGGTTGCAGCCAATTCTTGCAGTATGGCattagaaaatgaaatagatCTTGAAAAATCAAGTGGGAGAGCCCCTGACTCTGATGACCTGTTTCCTCTCTCTGTTTGA